CACCGGCATGGCGTTGGCCTTACACCATCGTAACAGCTTCATAAATACCTCGCACAGCCTCGTAAGAGGCAGAAAGAATCAACGGCAGGTACTGTAGCATATCCTGCCGCAAAATACAAGAACGCGGCGAAACAAAGAAAAGGCCTTTCAGAATAACGGCTTTTCCGTCCGCTCATCTTTTGCCCTTTCCGCGCATTTCCCCGTGTGGGTCACGGTGTGGGTCAACTTTTGGCGGGGCGAAAATCGTTCCATTTTGCGCTGCTGTAGACAATAAAAGGGCACCTTGCTAAAAGTATAGAGCCACCGGGCGGAGAAAAGCTCTCCCGCCCGACGGCTTTTTATTTTCGCAGTCGTTTTCCGTATGGGTCAAAATGTGGGTCAAGCGGAAAATGCGGGCCGGATATTTTGAGGGATTCCGGATTTTTCCTCCTGTTGCTTTGCCCAAGTGACACGGGTCACTTCCTCCACAAAATAGCGCTCTTTCTTGGTCGCCGTATAATAGCGGATGCCAAATTGCTGGCAAATATCAAATAGCAGCTCCGTATAAGCCATGCTGTCTTCGGAGGGCAGCGAAAAATACCCTCCCGCCCGCTCGGCCAGCTCATCAATTTTCTTGCGCTCGGGTGACATATTCAAGCATCCTCCTCTTCCAGATATTTTGAAAACAGCTTCCACGCATCTTCATCAGCCAGCATGAAGTGCTTCAGCACAAATGCTGCCACAAGTGATTCCCGCGGAATATATCCCGGCTCATAGCATCACTCTTTCTCACCCTTGATCCGCTTTTGAATATCCTCCACAGACGGCAACTGCCTCTCCAGTTCCTCCGGCAGGCTGCTGGTAATCTGGTAGGCGCTGACGCCGATGGGTTTGCTCATGTCCTTGAGCGAATACTCTGCTACGAGGTCATTCTTGCTCTTGCAAAGCAGCAGACCAATAGAGGGATTGTCCTGCTCTTTCTTTAGGATGCCGTCCACCGCCGAGAGGTAGAAGTTCAGCTGTCCTGCGTATTCCGGCTTGAACTCGCCGGTTTTCAGCTCAATTACTACATAGGAGCGAAGATTGAGGTTGTAAAACAGCAGATCGATGTAAAAATCATCGCCGCCCACATTTAAGTGGTACTGATTGCCAAGGAAGGCAAAGCCCGTCCCCAACTCCAGCAGGAGCTTCGTCACATCCTTGACCAGCGCCTGTTCAATGTCACGCTCCACCATGTCCGCTTTGAACGGGATGAAGTCAAATATGTAGGGATCTTTCATGGTCTGCGTAGCAAGCTCACTCTGCGGAGAGGGCAAGCGGTTTCCAAAGTTGGATACCTTCTCTGCCAGCACCTGCCGCTGATACAGGCCGCTTTCAATCTGATGAACCAGCACATTGCGCGACCAGCCGTTCTCGGCACTTCTCTCTGCATACCACAGGCGTTCCTCGGGACTGGAAAGCTTGTCCAGCAGCACAACATTGTGTCCCCACGGAATTTGTGCAACAGGCTGTTGCACAAATTCGTCGTTAGGATACGCCGCTGCAAATTTCGCCATATATTTCAAGTTTCTCACGGAGTAGCCGGTGGCGTCCGGAAAGGAAAGCTTGATGTCGGCGGCAAGGTTTTCCACGAATTTGCTGCCCCAGGTCTTGTGGGCGTTGATGACATCGCCGATGGAGTGATACAGCACCAACAATTCCCGATTGACGCTGACCGCCGCGCGATACTGCGCTGTGCGGATCTCCTGCTTGACCGCCTCGACGATATGCAGATATTCATTGGAATTCATCAGCATGGTATTTCTCCTCCCGTCACATACGATCTCAGCCAAGTGCTCTTTCCCAGTATACCAGATATTCTGTCTCCCGTCGAGAGGAGAAATGCTCCTCTCTCCTGTACTTGCTCAAAATATTCTTCCCCTCCAACACATTATTTTTTACAACTGCATGTGCAAAAAAGCCCTGGGGCTCCCTGCATAACAAGGAGTCCCAGAGCTTTTTTCATTATACTGCGGAGGTTTTCACTTTTGCCTTACTCCTCCCGCTTTTTGCGCTTGAGGACGAAGGCTGCGGCCAAGGCCGTCACGGGCAGGGCGATGACCCAAACCAGCACGCCGGTATCGCCGGTAGCGGGGGTATTGCTGCCGCCGGTCTGAACGGTCACATCGGTCATGTCATAGAGCCGGGTCTGGGCGTTTGCGAAGCGGTAGTAGGCCGCCAGGGCGTAGTAGCCCTGCTCGGTGGCCATGCCGTTCCGCTCGCCGCCAGCGGTGTGCCGGAAGCCGCCGCCGGTGACATAGAACCCGGCCAGAGCGTCCAGTACGGTGTTGCCGTTCTTCACGAAGCGGCTGTCCGCGGTGGGGTCGATGCCCAGGGCTGTAAGGGCCACGATGACCTGGGCGCAGGACTCGCTATTGATGGTGCCCCAGCTGCCAAAGCCGCCGTCATTACGCTGCAGGGCGGAAAGGGCCTCCAGAGCCTTATCCACAGCAGCCTTCACGGTCTCGTTGGTCTTGTAGTAAGGTGCCAGGGCCTGGATGGCCATAGCGGTCATATCGGTGTCGGCGTTCTCAGCGCTGAGATCCCAACCACCGTCGGTGAGCTGGGCATCCAGGATCACCTGAATCAGCTTCTCCCGGGTCACATCACCGGAGGTCGGATAGTTGTGGCTGTCCAGAGCGATGAGCGCCCAGATGGGGCCGTTGATGCCCTGGGTCTGGATATAGTCCATGCTGTCCAGCCCCTTCAGCAGGTTGTGGCCGCCCACATTGGTGACATCCTTGCCGATAGAGGTCAGGGCCAGGATCACCCGGGCGTTGTCGGTGACTTTGGCCGGGTGCAGACGCTCGTTCTTGTCAGCCTTGGCCTTGACATAGTCGACCACATTGTCATAGTACCCGGCGGGCACGGTGCGGCCGCTGCGGGCCAGGCCGATGACCATCCACTCGCCGCCGATGGAGTTCACGGTGGGTGTGCCGAGCTTGCTCATGAAGTCGCCGGTGGTCTTATAGATGGTGTCCAGGTTTGCCATGAGGTCCGCGTGCTTGAGCCGGTTGAGCTTGATAATCGCGGCGTTCAGAGCGTCCACCTTGTCAGCGTCCACCAGGGCCTTGTCCTCG
This is a stretch of genomic DNA from Vescimonas fastidiosa. It encodes these proteins:
- a CDS encoding PDDEXK nuclease domain-containing protein — its product is MNSNEYLHIVEAVKQEIRTAQYRAAVSVNRELLVLYHSIGDVINAHKTWGSKFVENLAADIKLSFPDATGYSVRNLKYMAKFAAAYPNDEFVQQPVAQIPWGHNVVLLDKLSSPEERLWYAERSAENGWSRNVLVHQIESGLYQRQVLAEKVSNFGNRLPSPQSELATQTMKDPYIFDFIPFKADMVERDIEQALVKDVTKLLLELGTGFAFLGNQYHLNVGGDDFYIDLLFYNLNLRSYVVIELKTGEFKPEYAGQLNFYLSAVDGILKKEQDNPSIGLLLCKSKNDLVAEYSLKDMSKPIGVSAYQITSSLPEELERQLPSVEDIQKRIKGEKE